The following coding sequences lie in one Panicum virgatum strain AP13 chromosome 6N, P.virgatum_v5, whole genome shotgun sequence genomic window:
- the LOC120678622 gene encoding uncharacterized protein LOC120678622 gives MGRTASATALGGLLALAAGAFIFCFLIQLWVANAASAVYVALRWSCGQDSHATVVALGFTMDCAFALRVSFPVLILLMLWCLVNIQAKAREIGGDGGAKEPAAQPCRRESTEACGFLARLYDPIPMPIVVSLFMVLALGLLMQELAPAMVSSM, from the exons ATGGGGAGGACCGCGTCGGCAACGGCTCTGGGCGGGCTCCTCGCGCTTGCCGCCGGGGCCTTCATCTTCTGCTTCCTCATCCAGCTGTGGGTGGCCAACGCCGCAAGCGCCGTCTATGTCGCCCTGCGCTGGTCCTGCGGCCAGGACTCCCACGCCACGGTCGTCGCGCTGGGGTTCACCATGGACTGCGCCTTCGCGTTGAGGGTGTCCTTCCCCGTCCTCATCCTGTTGATGCTCTGGTGCCTTGTGAACATCCAGGCCAAGGCCCGAGAG ATTGGTGGGGATGGAGGCGCCAAGGAGCCCGCGGCGCAGCCATGTCGTCGTGAAAGCACTGAAGCGTGCGGCTTTCTGGCTAGACTCTATGATCCGATTCCCATGCCCATCGTCGTCTCGTTGTTCATGGTCCTAGCCCTGGGTCTTCTGATGCAGGAGCTTGCGCCGGCTATGGTGTCCTCCATGTAG
- the LOC120678623 gene encoding uncharacterized protein LOC120678623 codes for MDLSNYEGALWYAGATLVAYYSADIGVCKGCISADGKVKKALHGLTALFFQRAVWAVGRSVDWAYEAYYWRNAALGIGAGLAFNAWVLCLRRRREMAREPVPPPAPERQPGRRGRRARRN; via the exons ATGGATCTCTCCAACTACGAGGGCGCCCTCTGGTACGCCGGCGCCACGCTGGTGGCCTACTACAGCGCCGACATCGGGGTCTGCAAGGGCTGCATCAGCGCCGACGGCAAGGTCAAGAAGGCCCTGCACGGCCTCACCGCGCTCTTCTTCCAGAGAGCCGTCTGGGCGGTG GGCCGGAGCGTCGACTGGGCGTACGAGGCGTACTACTGGCGGAACGCCGCCCTCGGCATCGGCGCCGGCCTCGCCTTCAACGCTTGGGTGCTGTgcttgaggaggaggagggagatggcTAGGGAGCCGGtgccgccaccggcgccggaGCGTCAGCCTGGGAGGAGGGGACGCCGTGCGCGGAGGAATTAG